tataaaattattatttctatattaaaacaAACTAGAAATAAGgaattaatatacattaaaagTTTTTACCTAGATATATCTGGATTATCAAAACTGCTGGATGATTTCAAAATTCCTTTCGTTGGTCGTTTCGAAAGATTTTCTGCCATTTTGAGATAAATTGATTCACAgttgataattataaaacatgacGGTTCTCCGGAAAGTTAATTTTTCGTCTCAACGTTTTCGCTCGAATTAGAAGATGATCAGGCTGACAATTGTTTACAAGTGTTGACAATTAACCACCTTAAAAACCTTCAGTTCAGATCACAAAATTACGAGTTGTGATTGGTGCCATGTTGCACAACATATTATACGTagagaatatttcgaataaattactTTGTAACAGTGCGATGCATTTGAAATGATTCACCAGAAGATTTAAATCTACGCCTTGATTAGTATTGCAATGTAATAAGGAAGAAATTTTGTTACACACATATCTCTGCATCTTTCATTATACGATTAgtcgataataaaattaagaagtTCCTATAATACCGAAAAGCTTTAAACATGTATTATTAAATGCTCAGAATGTGGCTCACTAAATATGTAAGTTGGAGAACGcaaaaagattattttattaccaaCACAAATTTTCCAGAAACTTTTTCTTCACTAAATTCCTAgtaaattttcaagaaatttcgtgaatatattttcaacaattccTTTACCCacgaatgaatttttttataacattaatgaaaattaattattaacaaatacatttgtttacagtatattagttttacataacaaattaattatacaaaacaaaataaatttgtgaaacAAGACACTTGGGTAAATTTATAGAGAttcttttacaaaatataataaattgttatttgtttAGTAGAGAACATTAATTTGTGATTACATTGAATAAAGAGTGTAAAAACAAGAGAATACATGTCCacgaaataatgtattatatagttaaattataaaaatatattaagactttgaatattcattttgccttatatttctaaattaaatattatagtaacaaagaataatttagaattataGCAAGTTTTTGAAgttgaaattgttttttatttaattttcttcaatttgaaatgtaaaataaattaagtcTGAATTTAAAAgcagattttttaaaaaacagatatttaaacatttgttattcgtctatataatttaaattaaatactacaattattttcaataaaagaagtttatatttttttcaagtaTTATAAAGTTGATTATACTCTAAATGTAACGATGGATCGTATTTCAATATATCGATGTATCGAATCGGAAACAATTATCGATGTTTGCCTTCACTATACATGCCACCTAACTGTTAATAAAATGGGAAATATTGGAAGAGCTTGAGCTCCAAGTTTGAATAAACATTCGAACGTGAAAAATACGCCCGGTAATTAAATGTGCCCTGCAACTAATGTGATGTCGTCTATATGTGATGGCGGGTAAAGAGTTAGTAGGCCATCAGCAGCAGTTTGTTGAGGAAATTAACTAccatgaaattgaaaaagaacaGGTATCTTAATTATACAGTAACTTTCCTCATTCATTTAAGAAAGTAGATCTcggttttctttataatttggtACAAAATTTACAAAGCGCCAACTTTCTTTGCgtatttggaatttttgtacTTTGTCTTAGTCGactgaaattttattctttaaacataacctaaacaatttttagagaagtttcaaataaattgttGCTATCTATAAAGTCCATTTGATTTTCTGTACTCCtactctaataataatttattgaaaatatttgttgttgaaagaaatataaaagactatagaagtcataatatatattctattttaatgtatatttattatatttcttattgtttaaaatttaatgttggttacgtaaaattaatgtaaagtttataaaactttcCATGTAAaatcagaatatataaaatttgttatttaaattgtaattgtataattatgttTCATTCGATCATACTTTTTTTTGTGGTTTCCAGaatattgaaactaatttcTAGAATAAGCTATTTTTATTTGGATTAACTTTAACTACTTTTAAAACATGCATGTCATTAATGCATTACTTTGAAAGTAACCGTAATTTTATGCAGGTAGTTGGAAAAGGTTCTTTTGGAATAGTATGGAAAGGAAAATGGAAAGGGCAATATGTTGCTGTAAAGTATATCAATTCGGAAGGTGAGAAAAAAGCCTTTACGATAGAAGTGAGACAATTGTCAAGGGTTGTGCATCCTAATATTGTTAAACTATATGGCGCCTGTACTAATCCAATGAATCCAGTCTGTTTGGTTATGGAATATGCAGAAGGAGGATCTTTATACAATggtatttcttctttattttatattttatgatatttaacACATCCGAGACTGGCAAATTTTTTGCTTCTGTAATACTCattgttattgaaaatgaagaaaatcttaagTTGTTGCAAACTTCTGATGTTAAAACAAGGGTaaacattagaaaatttgttttgaaatattagtcttgTAATAATCTGTTGTTTGAAATAGAGAACTGTCCATCAAAGAAGTCATTAATGGAAAagagtagaaaaataaaatattttgaaagaatttgAAAAGATGTGAATTTATATCAatggtcgcgaatgtgttaagaatAATAAGTTTCTGTTTATACTTACAACTTTATTTATATCTTGCAGTATTACATTGTAATCCCCAACCACGGTACACTGCAGGTCATGCGATGAGTTGGGCTTTGCAATGTGCACGTGGTGTCGCTTATCTTCACAATATGAAACCAAAGCCTTTAATTCATAGGTAAATTAAATTACCATTTACGTCACACGTGatccaaatttttaattataaaaattattgaaaactaCTTTTGTTGGTTTTAGGGATTTAAAACCACCAAATCTGTTATTGGTAATGGGTGGACAAACCCTTAAAATTTGTGACTTTGGCACAGCTTGTGATTTAAACACATATATGACAAACAACAAAGGTTCTGCTGCTTGGATGGCTCCAGAAGTGTTTGAAGGTTCTAAATATACAGAAAAGTGTGATGTATTCAGTTGGGGTGTTATCTTGTGGGAGATATTGTCAAGAAAGAAACCATTTGATGAAATTGGTGGCTCAGCTTATAGAATAATGTGGGCAGTGCATGTGGGACAGAGACCTCCTTTAATTGAAGGCTGTCCAAAACCAATTGAAGATCTTATGACtaggtaattattataaattacagttCCATAAATAACTTTTGATAATTTctaagtaaattataaaaataaaatctttttttgttttgcatTTTGTTAATTGGACATAATAACAGAATTAAAACTATTGTTAAAGTTGCATTACTTGTTTTTTTATGTAATGCCTTAattaagatattttaatatcagtATCTATATTTTTACCATATGGAACTGTTACATTACCAATATAGCATGTATATTCgatctttttgcaattatgctttttcaataattagGCATAATTGAACAGACATAATAGGTTaaagttgaaaataatatattcatatttatatagttgaaaagtaaaattctatGCTCATACATTAATAGACATTACATTTCAGAATGAATGTGTGCATGAAATTTAATCTTCTCGTTTGACTCTGACTTCAAACActgatgaaattatattttcttacattGTGGTGGTATAGTTCATCTGTGAATAGTGTCAAATTAATAAGTTTGACACTTGAGATTGTCTTCCAAAGGTCAACAATATATCTCATACTTCTCATTTTGATCTATCATTGATAGGCATGGTCATACGAATAAAGAAGTAGGGATAGAAGTAGGAAACTAGACATAGAAATAGATAGTTAGTTAAATTGAATAACAAAGATATTCAGGGATGAGCAGATAGGTGCATGAATaagattatttctattatacattattatgaCTTAAAATTTTTGTAAGACACGAGAGCtataataaactaaattttCCCGAAATTTCATTAAGAGAGTTGTTTAAGCATAATAGTTGTTTGTTTGATATACAGTTTCTTCTGCAATCCTGCATCCTCTGTACATAGTATACAACTTCGTTTATCACTGGTTACAATTGGATCAGTGTGCAGTATCGTCACAATTTTTACATACATTGTGTCCGTGTCCCtattaacgaaatattttaGTACATTCTGAAGGGATGAATGTTTTTCTTCATGAATATATACAATCCACAATTGAAATCAATCTTCACAGCAAAATGGATATTGGAAATGGAAAATCTTTGTGGTAGTCTTTAACACATTTTCTATTTATCCACAAGATGTAATTGTGGAAACTTCATTCGCTCTGAGATTGTTCCGCATTCTTATTTAGggtttttctaaatttcttctTATGAATTTTAGGTTTTATCCTAGGTGAGGGTGAAGATTGGGGCACATAGTtcatcataaaatattcattaaagaaattgggGTCTTTGTAGCAACTCTGGATTCTCCTTTGGAACAACAATCTACTCTTTCATCCTCTTCGATGTTTAGGCACTGGGAGCAAAGTTTAGTGGTAAGTGAACTTGTCTTCAATGATACTTGTTCGTTATGGATTTCGTTGAGTCTAATGACTACTTTCCCTTTCGTTTTTCTCTTGACGATTGAAAGATAGATGGAACAACATCTATTCTCAAATTATTATCCATGTCAGTGCAAGTGGATTTGTTGCGTGAAATTTTATGATTGCTCCCAgttatttttcttgtaaaccTTTCAGATAGTAAAATATGGAAGGGAAAGTGTACTTAGGAAGATGGtcgataatatttaaaagataaataaactAGGGAAATATTTTTCCAGGTTATTTAGATGTTATTCAGATAAAACAACAGACAGTTATCAGTAGTTTCTAAGAAGGTATTAGTTATTAGTTACTGGTTACTTAGTTATTAGGAGGTATtagtattgttattatattcttGTATTGACTTCATTATTGGTCTTTTAAGGCAATATACTTTTCAGTAAACCGcatgtatttgtttaattttaatccCAGAAGTAATTATGAATCAGTCGTGATATGTATGAGCAATTAAAATACATGGAAGAATCGTGTATTTTATACGTGTACTACACCGTTGTTTTATGTATACAGGTTGCAATGCTATTCAGTCTTATAAATTTTATGCAGATAGTTTTTTAATAAGTCTgcatatttcttaaattattctcAGAACAAagttgatacatttttttttatatttcaggtTCATCTATACATAACCAATCATAATAAATTCTGAACTATACTAGCACAATGTATACAGTCATTAAACATgtgatatattaatttaaagttgaatatattcataatctaaataacaaaatatgttGATTGATTCAAGCTCAATACCTATATAAATCGCTAGCGttcgataaaaaagaaaaacgtttgATTTTTTCAGGTGTTGGCACAAGTCTCCTAAAGAAAGACCATCAATGGATGTTGTTGTAGAAATAATGACAACATTATCGCAATTTTTTAGTGGTCATTTAGAGCCTGTCGAGTATTCTGCCAGTACGTATACTTTCAGTTTCaaatcgttaaaaataaataagaaataatttaagttgaaatataacaaaaaaaattgttacaataagtatttattataatgtagGTATTGAGTCAGAAGAAGTCAATGATAACCATGTCCTCAAAGATAATACTTTAGATATGACTAGTACTCTGGATTCTCAAGTAAATGGATATACTCCTAACGGTACAATCAGAGCTAGTGGTCCCAAAGAAACATCAAAACTTCCAAATGGGAAAGATAATTTATCAAACCCCTTCTGCGATTTTAGAGATAgtctttgtaaaaataattcattagggAGTACATGTAAAAAActtcaaaataaacatttcccaCCGCTTCATATTGAATGCGATCAGGTTAGTAtccataatatttaataaattaatcgttaattaataaataaattaatatttcagtattcatacaatttttaaaagtttattaatttatgaacTATCTTCAAAGATATATACATTGTAatcttacaaatttttatctAAACATATATGCttatgtttataattacagGATGCTTGGGAAATACCATGTTCTGATCCACCTTTGGATTCCCCTGTCCTGAGAACGAAAAATACTGGCCAGAGTAAGTAAATACcttagttttaaaatattcaggtTGAGAAGGGTTCAATTCACCTGATGATTCTAATAACTTGACTCacacttaaattttatttatttatttatgttaaatatcTGATCTAATTATGTTATTCCATTGAAGAAAtcgttgaacaatttttttgaattaaaaattattgtttaacttTCTATGCTTGATCATAAGAAGAAACTTATAATTGCTCACCTTAGGTCATATATTGCTACTAATGGACTTCAGTTTAAACATCAATTACTGTAAACAAGAAGTTCACTTGATATCTTAgtactgttttaaaatttatttaatatgttggTGTACAAGGTCATTTTAAGGTTACAAGTTAGcatggaatatattttaacatttgttataaaatggaataaaatgaagtgtgtatttttatacaaaaagaatatcagTAActgtgaaaaattcaaaataagattttaacaaaatttttccTATGACTTTTGAAAGATATATTTAGATATTTGCGTTTTAGTAGGATTTCTctcattttatttatgaattttacatATCTTTTTTACGTATTTCGCGTAAATGCAACATAGTACAAGTGAGTTATTATTTGTTAACGAGTTCATGGTTGCTATATAGCTACCGAGGAAGGAGAACTCGTCTGTGGCGAGAGCTCCGAATTTGTGACTCACCGCGATAGTACTCTAATCCCAAAATAACGTTCTTCGTATGATCCACAAAACCTTGCTTTCAGCGGGGAATGTATATCCTCAGACGTATTGTCGCCATTTAAAAACTTGTTCCTACAGTTAATATTAATGCGTATACTTCCTTGaatctaattaaatttcttatatgAATTACACATTAAGCTCCATTTTTGTATTAAGGACTAATTAATGCAAAAATAGCtcaatacataaaatatcaaattttatatattttattacaatgtgGAAGTTTTTTACATTTCGAAAGAATATTGTATATACACGTTTAAGTACCCTACatattagttataataaatattacataaaataataaatcaaatttcaaaaatttggtataagatattgaaatgaatatttaagtgaattcattaatttaaaaattgtaatgaaagcttctattatttatttaataatttcattattcaataatttattgtcaATGTGAATgcatatgtattatttatatattcatatattcatattttaatttttttttacgtTATTACTGAATTTATgcatatgttataaatattctttcctaTCTATCTCTAGGAAAGTCTGTAAAAATgttattgcaaaaaatataaacGTGCCACTTGGCACGCAACGATTTTCCCCGTGACGAATTCCTTTGGAGTTCGTCGATCGGCGAAATCTACCCTGGCAAAGGGCCCGCGAAAACAGCCACATTGTGCGACTCCACTAAATTTAACTGCCAACTAATAGCGggaacttgttcctgattgacACCTATTGACAGTTATAAAGGTCACACTCTAAAAAGTTCTGATtacgagaaaagaaaatagtaaataaaaacaaatctcATGAGCGATTGTGTACATTCAAATCATAACTAAATACACTTctcaatgaaaatagaaaagaatattactattaaatcttatctaaacaatgaaatttaataaacatacttaaatttatataaatacatattctaAACGTCTTTGTTTCTAAGTTATATATTttgcttaattttatttaatcattgcTCTTAATATTGTATATCTGTGAGTAATATTCTTAAATACTCGATCactattatagagttttaaactTCTTCAAGGAGAATGTTCTGTGAAAAGTTCCATGTCTTGGAAATGAGGCCATTACtatctgtataaaacttttcTAATTTTCGTTTGTCTAATTTATCTTTCAAGTTGTgggtaattattatgaaatactCTTTGTGTGATCTGTGAGAAATTCACATTCAGTTatctaattttatacagtttatgtTTAGTATCTAATATTAATGTGTCTTCTTAAAGGAACaccaatttaatatttcaagttatCATCTTTCATCGATCTGAGTTATAAAT
Above is a genomic segment from Nomia melanderi isolate GNS246 chromosome 8, iyNomMela1, whole genome shotgun sequence containing:
- the LOC116426528 gene encoding mitogen-activated protein kinase kinase kinase 7 isoform X1; the protein is MAGKELVGHQQQFVEEINYHEIEKEQVVGKGSFGIVWKGKWKGQYVAVKYINSEGEKKAFTIEVRQLSRVVHPNIVKLYGACTNPMNPVCLVMEYAEGGSLYNVLHCNPQPRYTAGHAMSWALQCARGVAYLHNMKPKPLIHRDLKPPNLLLVMGGQTLKICDFGTACDLNTYMTNNKGSAAWMAPEVFEGSKYTEKCDVFSWGVILWEILSRKKPFDEIGGSAYRIMWAVHVGQRPPLIEGCPKPIEDLMTRCWHKSPKERPSMDVVVEIMTTLSQFFSGHLEPVEYSASIESEEVNDNHVLKDNTLDMTSTLDSQVNGYTPNGTIRASGPKETSKLPNGKDNLSNPFCDFRDSLCKNNSLGSTCKKLQNKHFPPLHIECDQDAWEIPCSDPPLDSPVLRTKNTGQSNSTTNEDLDNVYRLLDADLRPLTPDQTCERSKEIFEEHKQLAQEYLKVQTEIALLGQHKNEMLKNLTLDSLRQQEELKKLEDEKESLIKLYRNLKRQLEIMKNQRMNNALNTQLMNPAVSGNNGWFVIPCQDPTRHS
- the LOC116426528 gene encoding mitogen-activated protein kinase kinase kinase 7 isoform X3, whose amino-acid sequence is MAGKELVGHQQQFVEEINYHEIEKEQVVGKGSFGIVWKGKWKGQYVAVKYINSEGEKKAFTIEVRQLSRVVHPNIVKLYGACTNPMNPVCLVMEYAEGGSLYNVLHCNPQPRYTAGHAMSWALQCARGVAYLHNMKPKPLIHRDLKPPNLLLVMGGQTLKICDFGTACDLNTYMTNNKGSAAWMAPEVFEGSKYTEKCDVFSWGVILWEILSRKKPFDEIGGSAYRIMWAVHVGQRPPLIEGCPKPIEDLMTRCWHKSPKERPSMDVVVEIMTTLSQFFSGHLEPVEYSASIESEEVNDNHVLKDNTLDMTSTLDSQVNGYTPNGTIRASGPKETSKLPNGKDNLSNPFCDFRDSLCKNNSLGSTCKKLQNKHFPPLHIECDQDAWEIPCSDPPLDSPVLRTKNTGQSNSTTNEDLDNVYRLLDADLRPLTPDQTCERSKEIFEEHKQLAQEYLKVQTEIALLGQHKNEMLKNLTLDSLRQQEELKKLEDEKVRNL
- the LOC116426528 gene encoding mitogen-activated protein kinase kinase kinase 7 isoform X2; translation: MAGKELVGHQQQFVEEINYHEIEKEQVVGKGSFGIVWKGKWKGQYVAVKYINSEGEKKAFTIEVRQLSRVVHPNIVKLYGACTNPMNPVCLVMEYAEGGSLYNVLHCNPQPRYTAGHAMSWALQCARGVAYLHNMKPKPLIHRDLKPPNLLLVMGGQTLKICDFGTACDLNTYMTNNKGSAAWMAPEVFEGSKYTEKCDVFSWGVILWEILSRKKPFDEIGGSAYRIMWAVHVGQRPPLIEGCPKPIEDLMTRCWHKSPKERPSMDVVVEIMTTLSQFFSGHLEPVEYSASIESEEVNDNHVLKDNTLDMTSTLDSQVNGYTPNGTIRASGPKETSKLPNGKDNLSNPFCDFRDSLCKNNSLGSTCKKLQNKHFPPLHIECDQDAWEIPCSDPPLDSPVLRTKNTGQSNSTTNEDLDNVYRLLDADLRPLTPDQTCERSKEIFEEHKQLAQEYLKVQTEIALLGQHKNEMLKNLTLDSLRQQEELKKLEDEKFQETMDGL